One Streptosporangium becharense genomic window, CCCCCGACCACACGAACGGCAGACTCACCCCCTGATCCGCGGTCTCCAACAACGACTCCGCATGCAACGCCGCATCCAGCAACGCCGGATGCACCCCGAACCGCTCCGCCTCCCCACGCACCCCCTCCGGCAACGCGACCTCCGCGAACACCTCCCCACCCCGCCGCCACGCCGCCCGCAACCCCCGAAACACCGGACCGTACCCATACCCCCGCCCCGCCAGCCGCTCGTACACCCCCGCCAGATCCACCGGCTCGGCCCCCACCGGCGGCCACTCCACCAGATCGAACACCTCCGCCACCCCCGGCGCCACCACCACCCCCACCGCATGACACACCCACGGCGCATCCACCGCCGCCTCCTCCGACCGCGAATACACCCCCACCGCACGACGCCCCGCCCCGTCCGGCGCCCCCACCGACACCTGCAACCGCACCCCGCCGCCCTCGCCCAGCACCAACGGCGCCCGCAGCGTCAGCTCCTCCACCACCCCGCACCCCACCTGATCACCGGCACGCACCGCCAGCTCCACGAACGCCGCCCCCGGGAACAACACCGTCCCCGACGCCGCGTGATCAGCCAGCCACGGATGCGTCCGCAGCGACAACCGACCGGTGAGAAGCACCTCGTCCGTGCCGGCCACGGCCACCGCCGCTCCGAGGAACGGGTGGCCGGCCGGGGTCAGGCCGGTGGAGGCCAGGTCCACGGTGTCGGTGGCCTCCAGCCAGTACCGTTCGCGCTGGAAGGCGTACTTGGGCAGGGCGACCCGGCGCGGCCCGTGCGGGGCGAACACCGGCTCCCAGTCGACGGGAGCACCGTGGACGTACGCCTCGGCCATCGAGGTGACGAAGCGGGCCATGCCGCCCTCGTCGCGCCGCAGCGTCCCGATGGCGGCCACAGTGCCGCTCACAGTGCCGCCCACGCTGCCGGTCATGGCGCCGGCCTCGGCCTCCGCGGTCTCCTGGACGCCCATGGTCAGCACGGGGTGCGGGCCGACCTCGACGAACAGCCCGTGCCCGTCCCGGATGAGCGTGCGGACGGCCTCGTCGAAACGGACCTGCCGCCGCAGGTTGGTGTACCAGTAGTCCGCGTCGAGCCCGGCGGTGTCGAGCAGGCCGCCGGTCACCGTCGAGTAGAACGGCACCTGCGACGAGCGGGGGGAGACGCCCGCGAGGTCGGCCAGGACGCGGTCCCTGATCGGTTCCACGTGCACCGAGTGCGAGGCGTAGTCGATGGGGACCTTCTTGACCCGGACCCCGTCGGCGAGCAGATGTTCCCGCACCTCGTCCAGGGCGGTCGCCTCCCCGGAGAGCACCACGGAGCCGGGGCCGTTCACCGCTCCCACCGAGACACGCCCGTCCCAGGGGGCCAGCCGCCCGGCCGCCTCCGCGGGCGAGAGCGCGACGGCCAGCATCCCGCCGCGGCCGGACAGCTCCCGGGTGATGGCCAGGCCGCGGAGCGCGACCACCCGGGCCGCGTCCTCCAGCGAGAGCGCACCGGCCACGCAGGCGGCGGCGACCTCACCCTGCGAGTGGCCGACCACGGCGTGGGGTTCGACGCCGTGGGAGCGCCACAGCTCGGCCAGCGCGACCATGACGGCCCACATGGCGGGCTGTACGACGTCCATCCGCTCCAGGGACGGCGCGCCCGGCTCGCCGCGCAGCACCTCGGTCAGCTTCCAGTCGACGAACTCCGCCAGGGCGTCGCCGCACTCGGCGATCCGGGCGGCGAAGACCGGCGAGGTGTCCATCAGCTCGACGGCCATACCCGGCCACATGGCGCCCTGCCCGGGGAAGACGAAGACCACCCTCGGGTCGGGGTTCGCCGTGCCCCGTACGACGTTCGGCGCGGTGGTGTCCCCGGCGACGGCGCGCACGCCCGCGAGCAGGTCGTCGCGGCCGGTGCCGACGACCACGGCGCGGTGCTGGAAGGCCGTCCGCGAGGTGGCCGCCGAGTATCCGACGTCGACCGGTGAGAGCGTCGCGTCCGCGTCCACGTGCGCCGCCAGGCGTTCCGCCTGGGCCCGGAGTGCCCGCTCGCCCTTGCCGGAGACCACCCACGGTACGACGGGGGCGGAGCCGGCGCCGGTGGCGGGGCCCGCCCCGCCAGCCCCGCCCGGCCCGTCCGCCCCGGACGCTCGCGGCGTCTCCGGTACCCCGGCCGGGCCGGACGCGGTGGACGGCGCGGACGGCTCAGCCTCCTCGTGCCGCGGGGCCTCCTCCAGGATGACGTGGGCGTTGGTGCCGCTGACGCCGAAGGAGGAGACGCCGGCCCGGCGCGGGGTGCCGCCGGTCTCCCAGGGCAGTGCCTCGGTGAGCAGTGCGACGTCGCCGGCCGACCAGTCGACGTGCGGGGAGGGTTCGTCGACGTGCAGGGTCCTGGGCAGGACACCGTGGCGCATGGCCAGCACCATCTTGATCACGCCGGCCACACCGGCGGCACCCTGGGTGTGGCCGATGTTGGACTTGATCGAGCCCAGCCTGAGCGGCCTGCCCTCGGGGCGGTCCTTGCCGTAGGTGGCCAGCAGCGCCTGGGCCTCGATGGGATCACCCAGGGAGGTGCCGGTGCCGTGCGCCTCGACCGCGTCGACCTGGGCGGCCGACAGGCGGGCGTTGGCCAGCGCCTGGCGGATGACCCGCCGCTGGGCGGGGCCGTTCGGCGCGGTCAGCCCGCTGCTGGCGCCGTCCTGGTTGATCGCCGACCCGCGGATCACCGCGAGCACCTCGCGGCCCGCCCGGCGGGCGTCCGACAGCCGCTCCAGCAGGAGCATCCCGGCGCCCTCACCCCAGCCGGTGCCGTCGGCGGCCGCGGCGAACGCCTTGCACCGGCCGTCCGCGGAGAGACCCCGCTGGCGGCTGAACTCGACGAACGTGCTCGGCGTGGACATCACCGTCACGCCGCCCGCCAGGACCATCGAGCACTCGCCCTGGCGCAGCGCCTGCACCCCCAGGTGGAGCGCCACCAGGGACGACGAGCACGCGGTGTCGATCGAGACCGCGGGGCCCTCCAGTCCGAGCACGTAGGACACCCGGCCGGAGGCGACGCTGCCGTCGCTGCCGTTGCCGATGTAGCCGCCGAGGTCGTCGGGGACGACGCGTGCCCGTGAGCCGTAGTCGTGGTAGATCACCCCGGTGTAGACGCCGACGGCGGTGCCCCGGGCGGAGACCGGGTCCATCCCGGCGTCCTCGAACGCCTCCCAGGCGGTCTCCAGCAGCAGCCGCTGCTGCGGGTCCATCGCCACGGCCTCCCGGGGGTTGATCCCGAAGAAGGCCGGGTCGAACTGCGCCGCGTCGTAGAGGAACCCGCCCGAACGCGTGTAGCTCTTGCCGGGACGACCGGGGTCGGGGTCGTAGAGGTCGTCGACGTCCCAGCCGCGGTCGGCGGGGAAGGAGGAGATCGCGTCATCCCCCTCTGCGAGCAGCCGCCACAGCGCCTCGGGGCTGTCGGCACCGCCGGGGAAGCGGCAGCTCATCCCGACGATCGCGATGGGCTCGGTCTCCCTGCGTTCGGCGTCCCGCAGTTTCTGGCGGGTCTCCCGCAGGTCGGCGGTCGCCCGCCGGAGATAGTCGAGAATCTTTTCCTCGTTCTCCACCACGTCACCTCTGTCAAACCGCTCGGGAAGTGTCAGACCGCTCGGGAAGGCTTGTCCGATCGAGCACCGCATCCGGGATGAGAAGACGAATGCGTGCCCCCGCGGGTCGCGGGCCGGTGTGCGATCGGCACGGTAGTCGGCGTCGGAAAGGCGCTTTTGAGAAGCGCCGATGAAAGCGGCGCGAAGGTGCCCGGTGAAGGCGCGCCGCAGGAACATCGGAAAGGACGGGAATCCGGCCGCGCCGGGATCCGGGCACCTTCGCGGGCCGATACGGGGCCGGCCCGCTCCGGGACCCGTCACGCCTGGGCCGCGTCCCCCGCCCGGCGGTCCCGGGGCCCGCCCGCCCGGTGGCGCGCGACGAGGTCCTCCAGGACGCACACGAGGTCGCGCGGGGCCGGGGTGGTCTGCGCCACCCGCCGCAGCCGGGTGGCGTTCTCCCGGAACGACGGCTCCCCGATCAGCCGCACCAGGTTCTCCCGCAGCGTCCGCGTGGACAGGTCGGTGGGGTCGACGACCAGGCCGGCACCTTGCTCGGCGATCTG contains:
- a CDS encoding type I polyketide synthase, whose amino-acid sequence is MENEEKILDYLRRATADLRETRQKLRDAERRETEPIAIVGMSCRFPGGADSPEALWRLLAEGDDAISSFPADRGWDVDDLYDPDPGRPGKSYTRSGGFLYDAAQFDPAFFGINPREAVAMDPQQRLLLETAWEAFEDAGMDPVSARGTAVGVYTGVIYHDYGSRARVVPDDLGGYIGNGSDGSVASGRVSYVLGLEGPAVSIDTACSSSLVALHLGVQALRQGECSMVLAGGVTVMSTPSTFVEFSRQRGLSADGRCKAFAAAADGTGWGEGAGMLLLERLSDARRAGREVLAVIRGSAINQDGASSGLTAPNGPAQRRVIRQALANARLSAAQVDAVEAHGTGTSLGDPIEAQALLATYGKDRPEGRPLRLGSIKSNIGHTQGAAGVAGVIKMVLAMRHGVLPRTLHVDEPSPHVDWSAGDVALLTEALPWETGGTPRRAGVSSFGVSGTNAHVILEEAPRHEEAEPSAPSTASGPAGVPETPRASGADGPGGAGGAGPATGAGSAPVVPWVVSGKGERALRAQAERLAAHVDADATLSPVDVGYSAATSRTAFQHRAVVVGTGRDDLLAGVRAVAGDTTAPNVVRGTANPDPRVVFVFPGQGAMWPGMAVELMDTSPVFAARIAECGDALAEFVDWKLTEVLRGEPGAPSLERMDVVQPAMWAVMVALAELWRSHGVEPHAVVGHSQGEVAAACVAGALSLEDAARVVALRGLAITRELSGRGGMLAVALSPAEAAGRLAPWDGRVSVGAVNGPGSVVLSGEATALDEVREHLLADGVRVKKVPIDYASHSVHVEPIRDRVLADLAGVSPRSSQVPFYSTVTGGLLDTAGLDADYWYTNLRRQVRFDEAVRTLIRDGHGLFVEVGPHPVLTMGVQETAEAEAGAMTGSVGGTVSGTVAAIGTLRRDEGGMARFVTSMAEAYVHGAPVDWEPVFAPHGPRRVALPKYAFQRERYWLEATDTVDLASTGLTPAGHPFLGAAVAVAGTDEVLLTGRLSLRTHPWLADHAASGTVLFPGAAFVELAVRAGDQVGCGVVEELTLRAPLVLGEGGGVRLQVSVGAPDGAGRRAVGVYSRSEEAAVDAPWVCHAVGVVVAPGVAEVFDLVEWPPVGAEPVDLAGVYERLAGRGYGYGPVFRGLRAAWRRGGEVFAEVALPEGVRGEAERFGVHPALLDAALHAESLLETADQGVSLPFVWSGVSLYATGADALRVHLSLAGTDVISLRLADSSGAAVASVESLVSRPISTDRLPSAAHHDALFRLDWVTVPAVEEVSAGSVAVLGPDSLGLAAGLRAAGAEVAEFAGLDALAGAGTVPGVVFTTFTGSADPAGPAATTGRPGDDAAAGERPGGDVAGAVHAAMRRALELVQGWLAEERLETAKLVVVTRGAVAARHGEDVADLAAATVWGLLRAAQSENPDRVVLVDVEDGPVPGSAVRAAVASGEPQVAVRSGAVLVPRLARAASGGGLVPPAGVAEWRLDAPVKGSLADLALVPAPEAARALGPDEVRVAIRAAGLNFRDVVVALGMVPERDVPMGGEGAGVVLEVGADVADLAPGDRVMGLLDGAFGPVGVTDRRLLAPIPDGWTFETAASVPGVFLTAYHGLRNVARLQPGESVLVHAGAGGVGMAAVQLARHFGAEVFATASPAKWEVLRSLGLDGEHIASSRDLEFEGRFLEATGGRGVDVVLNSLAREFVDASLRLLPRGGRFAEMGKTDIRDAAEVAATCPGVEYAAFDLIDAGRDEIAQMFAELLGLFGRGVLEPLPVRSWDVRRAPEAFRFLSQARHVGKIVLTVPGVFDPAGTVLVTGGTGTLGGLVARHLAGVHGVRHLVLTSRRGREAEGVAELEAELAGLGAEVTVAACDVADREALAALLAAVPADRPLTGVVHTAGVLDDGLVESLTPERAAAVLRPKVDAAWHLHELTRGLDLSAFVLYSSAAAVLDGAGQGGYAAANAFLDALAAHRRAHGLPATSLAWGFWNQRSGMTGHLADADVERMARSGILGLSSEEGMALFDAAHAVDEALLVPIHLDLAALQGGTGTPPALLRGLVRTPARRVVRAGTAAPASTASGLEQRLAGLPADERQDALVRLVCAEAAGVLGHASTDAVEPERAFKELGFDSLTAVELRNRLNAATGIRLPTTLVFDYPTPHALAGHIMAEIAPPAVDPSASVLAEIDRLETALYEAGGDHVRITARLRALVRKWDDTHGGPAEAAPRQDLESVTDDELFAVLDDELGIS